The Festucalex cinctus isolate MCC-2025b chromosome 16, RoL_Fcin_1.0, whole genome shotgun sequence sequence CCTGATATCCGGTGATCTTTCTGGGTCCGGTGATCTCTTGATATCTGGAGATCTTTCCGGATCTGGAGATCTCTTGATATCTGGGGATACCATGGGACCCACAGCTTCTGGAGCCTCCGGGGACTTTAGCTCTGGAGGGTCTGGAATTCTAGGGTCTGGCATCACCAGTGAACTCCCTCTGGGCTCTGGAGGTTCTGGGGACCAGTGGGGCTCTGGGTTCTCGGGGGATCGCCTGACCTCAAGTACCTCTGGAGGTTCTGGGTTATCTGGGGACTCCGATGAGTCTGGGGAGTCAGGGATAACATTATTACCTGGAGGTTAGTACTTTTAAAACTCGTCACTGTGTTACTTAAGACCATGATCACCCTAACCTGCTGTTTGGTCTTAATTGTGAGAGAATGAATGTTTAACAAATTGATTGAATGTCCATCCCACATCTCATCCTTCCAATGTATCACCAAAACACTGCACCTTGGCTCAATCAAGAGGTGGAACTGCCTCTCATTCCTACAACTATCCCACAAGAGGCGTCGGGTACTTCAGGGGATTTCTCTGGAGTTTCAGGAACCTCAGGGGATCTTGGAGTCTCTGGAGACGTAGATGTCTCTGGAACTTCTAGTGTCTCTGCCTCTGGAGAACCCGAGGAGCCTGATATAATTCTGATTCCTGACACTGATAAAGGTCAGTATCTAATCTAGGTCCAGGACAAATGGCAAAGGGTATTTTGATTAGTTAATGTGGGGCCAGTGCTCTGCTTACTAATACTCAAAAGTAATTTCCATTTAACTATGGTTAAATGTAACAAACACTTTCTTGGTAACACTGCTAACTACTGCGGCAAACAGTTTCCCACTGATTGCCTGACTTGTAGTTCATGTCCATGCTCATCTAACACCTAATCTTGTCTCTAACAAGAGGAGGGGCTGCTTCCGACACAAGAGACCCCTCAGGAGGGTACCGGTGGTGTAGAAACGACACTGGGCTCTGGCTTACCAGAGCCCGAGGAACCTGAAGAACCTGAGGTTGACACGAAAGGTGAGCAAGGAATGGAGAGCAGAATAGGAAACCAAGTTCCACGTGTAACATCAAACCATGGTGACAAAACTAGTCTAAAACATGCAATTGAGCTCTTACTATTATGTTCCCTTGCTCTCCCCTGTTTCCTCTCTCTCCTTGTGTGCTTCAGGTATGCCCACCTGCTTGCTGTGTACATGCCTTGGTGGTTCGGTCTACTGTGACGACTTGAAGCTGGACAGCGTACCACCTCTGCCCAAAGACACCACTCACTTTTATGCCCGCTACAACAGGATCACCAAGATCAACAAATCCGACTTTGCCTCCATGAGTATGTTTTGCACCTGGTGTTGGCGTAGCCGTCTGACGCGAAGAGCTGACGGTGCGGGTCTTACTGCATTCCAGACAAGCTGAAGAGGATCGACTTGACAGCAAACGCCATCTCGTCCATTGACAGCAAAGCGTTTATGGGTCTGCCGGAGCTTGAGGAGTTGGTGATTCGAGAAAATCACATTTCACAGATGCCCGCTCTGCCGGAGACCATGACCCTGATCGATGCCAGCCACAATAACATTGAGTCCAAGAGTATTCCCAAAGAGGCCttcaaggtgtgtgtgtgtgtgtgtgtgtgtgtcagaacCTGAAAAATATTGGTACCAATTAGTCTGTAATTCAAACTTCTAACATCTTTTGCAAAATCCAGGACATGACCGGCCTGCTCTACCTGTACTTGACGGACAACGAAATTGACCACATCCCTGTGCCTCTTCCAGACAGTCTACGATCCCTACATCTACAGGTAGGTTCTGCTCAGGTTTTGAAGGAACCTGCTTTCTGGTTCTGTGGTTCAACCATTTGATAGCTCACTTGGTAGAGTGGAATACATGTTGTGGGAATACTGTACCAAGTGTCATTGGCTTGATggttcaaatttggcagaaagaaaatgtcatttttactgaGTGGAAAACATATGACCATTCATATCAGTGAAATAACTTGACCATTAAGATCTTAACCTTGCACATAGGCCTAGTTTGCAATAAGCTAGAATGGAGGACAGAGGTCAATGGTTCAAATAAGGCTCGAAATAGATGTTATTTGAGACCCTTTTCATAGTGGTTGACTCCCCACCTAACTTCCATGAACGCAGTGCTAGTTATCCATCTGGCGATTATTTCGCAGTGTAGTCAGCCTTTTGCTGGTAGCCACCTTGGGTTGGCTGCAGCTCCCCGTGACACTGAACAAGATAAGCGATACCGAAAATGGATGGGATGGTACTTGGAACTTCTTGTTTACATTCGTGAAACTATTCGGCTCcggactaactttttttttttttttttttttttttacaaaaagcgcAGAAGAGCACTGGGAGTAAATTTTATGATGctcatggtaaaaaataaataaataaaattctttgctCAGATGCTAATAAGCATTTACTGCAATGGTCCTTGCTGTCATCCATAAAGAAGGTGGCTAGTTGGAAATAATTTATTAACCTATTttagaatatcaaataaaatgccGTAGGAGCTTAACTGGGGTTACAGACTTCTAACGGGGAGATAGCCCGATGTAGCATCTTCCCTGCATAACAACCATATATTTTCTTGATCCTTCCGCAGCGTAATAACATTCAGTCAATGCACGAAGACACATTCTGCAACCTGCACGACTTCAACTACATCCGGAATGCGCTGGAGGACATCCGCCTCGATGGCAACCCCATCAACCTAAGCCGAACTCCGCAGGCGTACATCTGCCTGCCCCGCATCCCGGTCGGCGACCTCATCTAATACGCAAACACAGCGACCGCCACCACGCGTCCCTGTGAATATCGACACAACACGTGCACGGGACGTGCGGACACTCATCTTTTGGCGGCCTTCCACCCACCGCTGGAATACACTATTTTGCGGAGAGGTACCACTTTGCGTGGATATCCACGATTCCAGAAATGCGCGAGATGTGACTGACCATGCACATACACACCGGTGTAGCACACCTCCACGACGGGGATGCGCACCCACAAATAAAAGCCAAACTATTCCACAACTTGATTTAAAAGTTTAAGTCAGCTGAATGTTTCTGTCTGGTGTCTGCACACAActggtgttttttggttttgtttaaagatgtttgttttgtaaagattaaatataaatattaaataaatcttttggaaatgtaaactTATTGAAGGCCGGAGCTCAATGGAAGGTGAGAATTTGATTAtctaatgcaataaaatacgCATTTTAAACACAAGCAGTTGTTGTAAAGTCTCTACTGTAATATAAAAAGAAGTTTGGAGGGAGGGGGGTTGACTGTACACAATAGTTTATTCCAAAGACTAATGTTCATGATTTTGGAGGAGGGTTGTGGCTAAGAACAATGCTAACATCTATGTGCTCTGTATGGAATAATCACAAGAGTCAATAAAATTGCTTTGAAGATCTCTtcccaaaaaaaagtattcatgaTTGTTCAAACAAAGTAGTCCAtacttttaatttaataagATAATATGTCAGTTTTGCTCCAAAAAGTTCAAGGTTTATTCCCAGTCAAAAGCTATCAATGAGTTTTTCAAACAAGTCCAGGAAGCGTTCCGTCCTGTTTTTTGAGCACTGGTCCGTGGTGGTGTCTTGGAAGGTTGGCGTTTCCAACGCGGCTTTCCGTCTTTCCAACGCCAGCCGCTCCCTGTTGACGGCATCGCGGTCCTTGGCCACCATCTCTTTTTCGTGCTCGATCAGCAGCCTCTCCCGATCCATCAGGGCTCGGTCCCGGTCCACGATGGCGATCTCCCGCTCCAGCAACGCCCTGTCCCGTTGCAGGGCTATGCGCTCCAGCTCCATGGACCGCTTTTCCCTCTCCGCTGCGTCATCTTGTATGAACTCGTGGCTGCCTTCCATCCCATTCTCATCCTCATTACTACCACCCTCGTCCTCTTCTGTTTCACTAACTCCATTCAACGACACCTCTATTTCCGGGACTACGTTTGTTACTTTAGCCGGACAAATGCTAGCAGGGGTTATCTTTCTCTTCTTGCCTCTAGGTGAGATGTAGAATTTATCATCAGCGCAGATTTCCAAGATGGGGCCACTGCCTTCCAGTCTGCCCTCCATTGCGTCATCCATCAGAGTGAAGAGAGGCCACATGTAACAATGGCTTTTGCCCTTAAGCTCCTATGAAGAAATAGTCATATGTCAAAATACATTAAACATTTATATTCAAAGTTTTTAAAGAATTGTACGTTGTACCTTATATCGTTTTCTTAGGTTATGCCATTTTGCGCTGGCTTGATGGTGGTTTAGTTTGTGTTGCAAGCCCATCTGTCTGAGGATGGCCATCCATGCCCACGCAGAAGTATTTctcttcccagagaagagatacTTATTAGACACCCTAAGCTTCACAAGCGCTTCTGCTTCTTTTTGGCTCcctagaagaaaaaaataataataattatgacgAAGAGCAGGTAGTAACGCGGAgtacaaaataatacaatcagAGTTCCAGATTTACGAGGAGATATGAATGCAGCACAATCCAAAACATTCgatttaactttatttataaggCGCTTATGAACTTGTGAGGCATAACAACGGGAATTACGGCGGCGTTAGCGTTGTTGCTAGCAAACTACcagtttaatattttaaaattagtttttttttctaaaccaaGTAGTAATTAGCAACATTCGCCCATGCAAACGTAGGGTGCTTCATAGGTCGCCATTTTCAAAATACTACGCAGCCTTTACCCCCCCCCttcttgtttgtttacaaatcaAACTTACAATTATAAATCGGCTCCACGTGGTTAACTGTAACATTTGTGGTACTCGTGTAAGCGTGATCTTGAAACGTCATTTCGAGTCCAGTTTGAAGACTTCTCCCAACAAGTACACTTCGTAGTGCAGACGCTTGTTTTCTTTAGGATTGTGTCACGGCAGCATTACGTCACTTCCACCGAAGCCGCGGCCTAACAGTTACATCACTTCCTTCCTTGAATATtgagcattaaaaataataattttaaaaaaactccACTAAGGGTAAAAAGTATATATTGAGCACTAACAAAGACGTTTATAAACACATACGATGCCGTGAATTGAGATATGACAGCAGCATCGGGTCAAATGAGTATGTCTCCCGATTCTCGAGTCCCGAGCTAAAGACGAAGAGCGACATCTCACGAAAATGTCATGGCATGACAGGTCCTGAATATTTTGgccgcccccccaccccacccacaaATAAACGCTTTTGTTTAAcgaatttattattaatttagttgACTTTTTCAAGAGCCTAGTTTATGTACacgacgtttaaaaaaatagaaaacaacaacaacaacaacaacaacaacaacaaagagttTAAGCGTGCAGCGAAAATATTACTCCGACAGTTACTTCCGGTTTGGGGACGGAAACGCAAAGCTGCTGTGTAATCGTACAATTTAGCTAACAACAGCAGCTCCGTgaggtaaataaatacataaaaatccaAATTAAATATGCCGGACTATTTAGGAGATGACCAGAGGAAAACAAAGGAGGAGGACAAGGATGACTCACCAATCAGAGGTATATTTTAATAAGCAACGGTCTTTGTGAAATTCATTTGAGACATTAGCTACCTAGCTAAGGTTAGCTTAGGTCTGTAGCAGCGAGATTTGTACTGAtgtgatgaaaacaaaatgaaagttTCTGGAAAAATTGCGTGTAACTCCTGCAGtactaaatggaaaaaaatggaatatgGAATTGTGTGGCATGATTTTGACTGAAATGGAATGTTGAAGGATATGaaataatattgaatgatgaattaaaaaagtacaatattttggtgtgaaatgtggaatgatattgaaagatttgGAATGTTGtgaaatgatattgaatgacatTTGTGTGGAAAGTAGTAAAAAGTAAATTTATATTAAATTCATTGACCTTGTGTTCATCTTGCATACAGCTTTGGATGAAGGAGACATCGCTCTGCTGAAGACTTATGTGAGTGTCCTCCCATGAATGGTGGAAGTAGTAGTCATTAAATAGatatatattgtgtgttttaatCCACATCCGAAAACTGTCGTGCATCACCAGGGTCAAAGCACTTACTCCAGACAGATAAAACAAGTGGAAGATGACATCCAACAGctgctaaaaaaaatcaacgAGCTCACAGGTGAATTCAACACATTCCTGGCCCTAAAATAGACACCATAAGCCTTAATGTAGACAGTGTGTACCATAAGGAATAGTGTTTTGTGGCTGTGACAGGCATTAAAGAGTCCGACACAGGGCTGGCGCCACCAGCTCTCTGGGATCTGGCGGCTGACAAACAGACCCTTCAAAGTGAACAACCGCTACAAGTTGCAAGGTAAACATTGATGTTTCAGCATCTGTGTGCTTGAGCAGAGTACAATATCAGTTTGAATGCTTCAATGTGtgtgaattgaataaaaaaataaaaataaatcatctggCCCAGATGCACAAAGATCATCAACGCAGACTCCGAGGACCCCAAATACATCATCAATGTCAAGCAGTTTGCCAAGTTTGTGGTGGACCTGAGCGATCAGGTGGCCCCAACTGACATCGAAGAGGGCATGAGAGTtgggtgaggaaaaaaataatacaaattcacATTACCTTACAGTTCAATTAAGACTTCAAAAACTGACTTCATGTTTATTGTCTCAGTGTTGACAGAAACAAGTATCAGATCCACATCCCTCTGCCTCCTAAAATTGATCCGACTGTCACCATGATGCAGGTACAAGCACACGAACCAACCTCGACATACAAGCGACTTTGtgctttcttcacaaacaaatttGTCTCCCTGTAGGTGGAGGAGAAACCCGACGTTACCTACAGCGATGTTGGTGGCTGTAAGGAGCAGATTGAAAAGCTGAGGGAAGTGGTTGAAACCCCTCTGTTGCATGTGAGTTGTTCACCCAGTCCAACTTTGAAAGCTGCGAAGTTAACCACGCAAGCCGAATCACATCCAAATGATGTTCAAGATCACTACGGCTAAAAATGTGAAATGCCACACATTAAAATAAAGTCAACAACAGCCCAATACCGGTTATCAGTACTCACTCATCCCGATATTTAAGTGAAATAATGATACTGCGTATTTTCTATCACCAGCCCGAGCGGTTTGTCAACTTGGGCATTGAGCCTCCAAAAGGCGTGCTGCTCTTCGGGCCACCCGGTACCGGAAAGACCTTGTGTGCTCGTGCCGTGGCCAACCGGACAGACGCCTGCTTCATCAGAGTCATCGGCTCGGAACTGGTGCAGAAATATGTGGGGGAGGTGAGAGCACTAGAATAGCAATCATGCACTGtatatagttgtttttttttttttttttttttaattcaaactgtCAACAAATTATTAATTTAGGGAGCCCGGATGGTGAGAGAACTCTTCGAGATGGCTAGAACCAAGAAGGCCTGTCTTATCTTTTTTGACGAAATAGATGCCATTGGAGGTATGGTGTCCTTTTCAAGTTATGATAGTCTTTCATTTGCATAAATTGTGCCCTAAGGAATATTTTAAGCTCctttctcagaaaaaaaaaaaaaaaaaaagcagtccaACAATCTCAATATTTGTCTGAACCAACTAGGCGCACGTTTTGACGACGGTGCCGGCGGAGACAATGAAGTGCAGAGGACCATGCTGGAACTCATCAACCAGCTGGACGGTTTTGACCCGCGTGGCAACATCAAAGTGCTGATGGCCACGAACAGGCCCGACACGCTGGATCCAGCCCTGATGAGACCGGGCCGCTTGGATAGGAAGATTGAGTTCAGCTTACCTGATCTCGAGGTGGGCAGAACCAGCATGAATGCACTATCAAGGTGAGTCAGGGCTTTAAAAGTCTAtttattttctctctttttttttttttgtgcttcagGGTCGCACACATATCTTCAAGATTCATGCTCGCTCCATGAGTGTGGAGAGAGACATTCGCTTTGAGCTGCTCGCTCGCCTCTGTCCCAACAGCACAGGTAAAACTGTGGTGTAGTTGAAACAATTTGCAAAACTGCGATTGTTCCAAGTTTGCCTCTTTGACACTGGCTATTTGGATCTTGTCGCCAGGTGCTGAGATTCGCAGCGTGTGCACAGAAGCCGGCATGTTCGCAATCAGAGCTCGCAGGAAGATTGCCACCGAGAAGGACTTCCTGGAGGCCGTTAACAAGGTCATCAAGTCCTACGCCAAGTTCAGCGCCACCCCCAGATACATGACCTACAATTAAGCGCGTCTTCGTGCGTTCCACTTTGGCCTTTCAAGTTAAGAAATGATGTCTTTCTGTTGtcacatattaaaaataagtttATTCCACGAGtcccaggatttttttttaaaagtatttccaCAGTAAGCATCTCCCATTACATAATGTATATCAAAATATGAAAACACTGAAATACCTTGGAAAATAGTTACTGACTAGTGCATACAGGAAGCAACAAATCTCCTTATTTCATGTATAACGGATACTGCAAAATGCAAACTTAACGTTTGCAGCTGTTTAACACATGACACAGCACACACATATCCAGCATTATGCAATACTGCAGGAACAATAAGGATGGATTTGTTCAAATCCTGGGCATGTTATCAAGCCCTTGAGTGTTTCACAAGActgcaaagaagaagaagaaaaaaaaatacattctcaGTCGTATCAGCACGTGACATCGGGTTGGGATTGTTGGCAGTGCAACACAGCATCATGAATGGTGGGGAACACCATCTCAGGGCTTATGATTCCATTGAAGAACTGCAGCTGGTCCAGCTCAGACAGCAGACTTCCTAGTTGAAACAAGCAGAAATGAGCTAGATCATAAATTCGTCAAATGGGGACCTAACAAACACGTCCACTAATCCTTCGGTAACACTGACTGAAATCTCATTTAatgccattttttccccaatgagAAAATACTGAATACTTATGTACCaccaatttttaataaaaattaaagtaCGATAGCGTAGTTTTTAGTTCATCTGCTGCACTGTACTATAAATATCTGTCATGATTACTTACTATTGCATCCAGCTATGACAACTTGAACATTTACTGCTGCATACTCCTTAATGACCTGCAGAGAGAGACAGTGGCTCATGGACTAACAAGCATACATCATTTCATCATCATCGATGAGTTGGATAAAATGAACTTGGAATGAGCCTTCAAATATAATTTCTTCCTGATGTTGACTCAACAGACTAAATTAACAGAAACCTGTTTGATGGCTTTGGCTCCCACTGAGTCAATAAAGCCAGTGTGTGTCCAGTCCAGGATGATGGAGTGGGCGGAACAAAGAGACTGAAGGAAGGCAACCTCCTCGGAATCCGTCTCTTTATGACCTTCTCTTAGACGTCCGTTTGTCTGATCTCTGGACGCTTTGTTATAAGACATAACCTCTTGCTGCACACCTCTGTCCTTatcctaaaaagaaaaacataagcTGGAGGCATATTTTCCCACTTGCATACTTGCACGAACTggctaaaataaatgaattctatattatacagtattagtatttttttgtggaaaatgtggTACTAGTACATtatatttcttctttttattattgttgtaaaaCTTCCTTCCCTCTTTACCCATGAAAACAAGTTTTTTAGTCCTGTCAGCGTTTACACAATCCTGTACATACATAACAAAGTTGCTATTGCACAAGGAAATAGAGAGCACAATTCATATTTGAGCAGACCTCAGCTTTCCTCTTTGGAGAACACATCAGACTGTTGTTAGCCATTTGTTTTTTCACAGCTTTTCTGGCCACTTGAATGTGTTCTGGGTTTACACCTGTCTGTCaaacaaaaagccaaagaaataaGTTTCCAAACAAGAACAGGTTTACATCTCCGGCTTGTACAATTCATCAAAGCTGAAAGTTTTGTTCTGTAATGAAGCAAGCAACCACTGCGTTCCCACGCCCATGTTATGGTCCCAAGGTAACACGGATTACCTTCTCTTTGAGAGCGCTCACATAAAGGTCACTGTTGGCAAAGTAGATTGACGAGTTGGAGTGGAAAATCTTAATCCCCTCACATTCCACCGCCTTGGAACAAGACAAAAATCGCAGCTGGTGACCATTGTGGGTGTTAAGGGCAACGTGGCCAACGCGCTCGCTCCTTTCCACTAACCTCTTTGTATTCGTCGACGTCGTAGTATAGTCCCGTGCCGGAAACATGCCCAAGGACAGCATTTTTGGGGCTGGAAGACAAAATAAAGATTGCAAAATTTGAAAACGGGACATCATGATATGCTGTTAGACCAAATATAAACCTTTGTGTTCTGTAGATGACTGTCAGTAAAGCAAATGCAATGGCGGAAAGAAGGCCATAATCCAAGCCCAGCAGCACAGACGCCACAAAGGTCACCAGCCAGATGGCctgagaaaagaaaacattctgtTTTTCAGTATGCTCAAGATGGATTTGCAAGAACGCTGCTACATCTACCAAATTAAGCTCTTGCTGAAAAGCTtgtcagaaaacaaacaaatcaaaatcacGTCCTACTGTTGACTCTTTCACTATGTCAACATGACTGCTGTGAAAAAAGTGGACTTTTGCACTTGacgtctatccatccattttctatagcagcTAAGCTTCCGGTGCATTCACACTTAAATGGACAATTGCGTAAACCACCTTTGTTTAGCAcaatttatctatctatctttgaCTGACCAGTTCAATCTTACTGGTTCTCCAAAGAGTTGGGATGTCTCGGAACTGTTTGAACATCCCAAGCAGGTTGACCATGATGATGGCCGCCAATGCAGTCTGGGAAACAGAACAGAGACAAGACACTGCAGGTTATACAGCAGTGATTCATTATCatatctttgttttgttttttggtgcatcTTATAGAAAAGTGAAATTTACTGGGTGTGTCTAACATTCAAGCACTCCCAATAACCCCTGCAGGAGACACCGTGTGCCTGGTAGTTTCTCAACAATGTTGCAACGCTACAAGTGGACGTATCATGACATCACCTATGTGGCCTCAGCTCACCTGTGGGAGCGGCTCAAATACAAAACCAATGGCGACGATCACTAGTAGCACCAGGAGGGAGCCAAGCAGTCCCGCAATCTGAAGCAAACAAACAACGATGACGGTCAAACATGATATTGCAATTTGCATTTGGGGTTTCACAAGTTGACAAATGACCTGCGTTTTGCCCCCCGTGCTCTCCTGCACCAGGCTCCTTGACATGGAGCAAGTGATGGTGAATGTTTGGAAAAAAGAGCTGATGAAGTTACACAGGCCAAGGGCTATCAGCTCCTGCAAAGAAATGATATGTTTTCGATTTGGTGACACAGCATAGAAGTCTTTCCAAATGAAAACCATCGCAGACTGCAGTGAGAAAAATCGTTGGAAATTTGTCAAGgactacaataaataaaaataataataataataataataataaataataataacccaGATGTTTATAAACCTGAAGTGCTTGAATTTGCTATTATAGTTAGTGGTAGagtaaatgtatataaaaattaaattgaaccGGGTTATTATAGGAAatgaaaagtaacaaaataaaaactaaaattgaataaaaaaaagaaatagaaatgatttttaaaaaacaaaaactcaactataattactattactactatgtcctttgttttcatcaCTGTCAAGATCATATAAggattcattttattattttaaacatatttatttcagtattgCAGTACATCAATACAGAGGAAGGAAGTAGATGATTGAGAATTTTTGTTTACATGTACTCAACAAAcactccatttaaaaaaatactactaataatactaataataataacaacaacaacaacaactaaaactaataaaataaaattcaacttatcacttaaaactaactgaattgaAGAAACAAAGTCAAAacgaaattaataataataataataataataataacaaactaataaaataaaacccaacTAACTTGTCACTTAAAACTAGCTGAATTGAAGAAACTAAAGTCAAAacgaaattaaaaaattaaattattatttatttattattattattattattattattattattattattattattataacctcATTCAGTCCGCTGAGGATAAAATTCTGCTTTATGATGTTTAAGAGAAGGTCAGGGACTCTTAATAATCTAGATGACCAACATTTAATGCGCAGACCAGTCGGACAAGTCCAGTTAGTTTACAGACGCAACCCTCTGAATGACTTTGTTGACACAACTTCGTCTTATCAACAAAGACTCTCCAAACTTTTTAAAGAGGAACCTTACTGCACTGGAATCTCGTATTTATAGTCAGTCGGTACGGCGCACCTGATTACTGTCCACGCTGTAGTTGTGCTTGAGCGCAAATATTTTGGCCAGCGAGATTCCCATGGAGAAGCCGACAATGGCAATAGCGAAGGAGTCGGTCACCAAAGTGGGTAATAGAGAGAAGTCTGGAACCACGGGTGGGAGGAGCCTGAGAACACACGAGAGGATGCGTGACGATATTTTCCAGCTCCAGGATGTTCTCTGTTTTGATTCCACTTTCACATTAGACCATGATTGTAAAATCACACCCTGGTAGGAAAACCTGCGTAGTACATTTACACATTTAATGTCAAAGGTCAACAATCAGGTCAGCTCAGATAAAACTTGTCTTTCGAAAGACATCTAATCTATGAGGAAGATAACTCCGCACTAAGTAGATAGCCTTCAACATTCACGACGCATTAACTTACCCAGTCGGTATCTCCCCAACGACATCGACTTTATAGTCGGCGGCCAATGTCATGCCGTACGAGACGCCAGTTGACACAATGACGACAATAATCTCACCGGGAATCGGGatgggcagtttttttttgaagCGCTCATTGAGGTGTTTGATCACAAACAGAAAGACGAGACACGTAAGGCCCAGGATGAGAGTGGTGATGTTCGTACTTGTAATGTGCCTGAGTACGGCCATGATGCTCTGCAAAAGACACAGGACGACAGCTAATAATTGGCAACTACGCAGTCGAAATGTATCTTCTTGTAAACTTACAAATACAACCGAGAGGGGTCCGCTGAAGCGCTTTGTTTTCACTCCGAGAAGATATTTTAACTGCGAGACCACCACGTGCACGGCGGCTGCCGTCGTGAAGCCTCGCACCAGCGGCTCCGTCAGGTAAATGGCCACAAAGCCAAACCGGAGAAGACCTAAAATGATCTAAAAGGGGAGAAAAAGGCAAGCAAATCATTTgatatgatttgatttgatttgtggaAAGAGAGCAATACTGGAGGAAACACTGACCTGAATGA is a genomic window containing:
- the LOC144003317 gene encoding uncharacterized protein LOC144003317 isoform X1: MKTLVRLVLGLLVLKVVVANPRFSRQADLDSYDDGNYDVDDINSENQEYDYEDGPTIEDPEIEIGTLAPPDYNYPMPEASLEEQEEEEFPLKPQLIPQGSGGSGVLMGPDTQKEVELRLTPIDILHVSGDFGGSVGSSFSEASGVSGSGDSGDPLVSGASGGSGDIVFISGASEEILSSSGGSGEFLVSGDVDFLISGDLYGSGEVSGFGDSSSSGDLLISGDIPGSGDFLISGDLSGSGDLLISGDLSGSGDLLISGDTMGPTASGASGDFSSGGSGILGSGITSELPLGSGGSGDQWGSGFSGDRLTSSTSGGSGLSGDSDESGESGITLLPGEVELPLIPTTIPQEASGTSGDFSGVSGTSGDLGVSGDVDVSGTSSVSASGEPEEPDIILIPDTDKEEGLLPTQETPQEGTGGVETTLGSGLPEPEEPEEPEVDTKGMPTCLLCTCLGGSVYCDDLKLDSVPPLPKDTTHFYARYNRITKINKSDFASMNKLKRIDLTANAISSIDSKAFMGLPELEELVIRENHISQMPALPETMTLIDASHNNIESKSIPKEAFKDMTGLLYLYLTDNEIDHIPVPLPDSLRSLHLQRNNIQSMHEDTFCNLHDFNYIRNALEDIRLDGNPINLSRTPQAYICLPRIPVGDLI
- the LOC144003317 gene encoding uncharacterized protein LOC144003317 isoform X2; protein product: MPEASLEEQEEEEFPLKPQLIPQGSGGSGVLMGPDTQKEVELRLTPIDILHVSGDFGGSVGSSFSEASGVSGSGDSGDPLVSGASGGSGDIVFISGASEEILSSSGGSGEFLVSGDVDFLISGDLYGSGEVSGFGDSSSSGDLLISGDIPGSGDFLISGDLSGSGDLLISGDLSGSGDLLISGDTMGPTASGASGDFSSGGSGILGSGITSELPLGSGGSGDQWGSGFSGDRLTSSTSGGSGLSGDSDESGESGITLLPGEVELPLIPTTIPQEASGTSGDFSGVSGTSGDLGVSGDVDVSGTSSVSASGEPEEPDIILIPDTDKEEGLLPTQETPQEGTGGVETTLGSGLPEPEEPEEPEVDTKGMPTCLLCTCLGGSVYCDDLKLDSVPPLPKDTTHFYARYNRITKINKSDFASMNKLKRIDLTANAISSIDSKAFMGLPELEELVIRENHISQMPALPETMTLIDASHNNIESKSIPKEAFKDMTGLLYLYLTDNEIDHIPVPLPDSLRSLHLQRNNIQSMHEDTFCNLHDFNYIRNALEDIRLDGNPINLSRTPQAYICLPRIPVGDLI
- the LOC144003317 gene encoding uncharacterized protein LOC144003317 isoform X3, with product MSQTGSYWKSEVFGWSWSCVSSIALQQQQLIDSEVELRLTPIDILHVSGDFGGSVGSSFSEASGVSGSGDSGDPLVSGASGGSGDIVFISGASEEILSSSGGSGEFLVSGDVDFLISGDLYGSGEVSGFGDSSSSGDLLISGDIPGSGDFLISGDLSGSGDLLISGDLSGSGDLLISGDTMGPTASGASGDFSSGGSGILGSGITSELPLGSGGSGDQWGSGFSGDRLTSSTSGGSGLSGDSDESGESGITLLPGEVELPLIPTTIPQEASGTSGDFSGVSGTSGDLGVSGDVDVSGTSSVSASGEPEEPDIILIPDTDKEEGLLPTQETPQEGTGGVETTLGSGLPEPEEPEEPEVDTKGMPTCLLCTCLGGSVYCDDLKLDSVPPLPKDTTHFYARYNRITKINKSDFASMNKLKRIDLTANAISSIDSKAFMGLPELEELVIRENHISQMPALPETMTLIDASHNNIESKSIPKEAFKDMTGLLYLYLTDNEIDHIPVPLPDSLRSLHLQRNNIQSMHEDTFCNLHDFNYIRNALEDIRLDGNPINLSRTPQAYICLPRIPVGDLI
- the LOC144003319 gene encoding uncharacterized protein LOC144003319; this translates as MTFQDHAYTSTTNVTVNHVEPIYNWSQKEAEALVKLRVSNKYLFSGKRNTSAWAWMAILRQMGLQHKLNHHQASAKWHNLRKRYKELKGKSHCYMWPLFTLMDDAMEGRLEGSGPILEICADDKFYISPRGKKRKITPASICPAKVTNVVPEIEVSLNGVSETEEDEGGSNEDENGMEGSHEFIQDDAAEREKRSMELERIALQRDRALLEREIAIVDRDRALMDRERLLIEHEKEMVAKDRDAVNRERLALERRKAALETPTFQDTTTDQCSKNRTERFLDLFEKLIDSF